DNA from Tachysurus fulvidraco isolate hzauxx_2018 chromosome 16, HZAU_PFXX_2.0, whole genome shotgun sequence:
AACCCCGAAATAGATTAATTTTCCTGTGTCTTAGATTTAAGGGCAACATTTTCATCAGtaagttgtatgtacagtataatacattTAGAATATTATATTTCTCACTCACCTTCACAGAAGATACTAGCAGATTAAAATTCCAAAGCCCAAATAATGGCTCACCGTGGTTGGACCTTGAGTTTTTGTCTTCAAGCGATTGGCAACGGTtgtgtaataatttttttaaatctgtccgTCACGTAGTCTGAAGATCAGCAAATGCCCCGCACATGGCTCATAGACTGGTGTATTAATGATTGACAGATTGTGGACCATGCTCTTTACACTCATCTGTTCTACACTACTGTTAAATTTGGGACATCatatatttgaaaaaatatatattattccaAGTCTCACAGGGGAAAACATTTCAAAGCAAaatcgtatatatatatatatatatatatatatatatattatgtccAAAAGATACTAGAGTTTTGTAATATGCAGTAGTGTgtaaaagttttaggcaggtgtgaaaaaactGCTGCACAggaagaatgctttcaaaaatggaagtgttaaacatttattttcataattaaacaaaatgcagtgaatgcacaaaagagaaatctaaatctaatcaatatttgctgtgaccagcctttgccttcaaaacggcatcaattcttctaggtacacttacACACGGTTTGTGAAGGAACTCGGATGGTAGGCTGTTCCAAACATTTTGGAGAACTTACCAGAGATCTTCGGTGGATGttggctttctcacatccttctgtctcttcatgtaatcccagacataCTGGATGATGtcgaggtcagggctctgtgggggtcgtgccatcacttcatgctggtttgaaggcaaaaggtagtaacactgaatattgatttgatttagatttttcttttgtttgctcactttgcattttgtaaattgacagaaataaacactcattatttatatttctgaaagcattctttgtttacagcattttttcacacctgcctaaaacttttgcacagtactgtatatatgaaagAAAGCACTTGGGGGTGTGTAATTAGTTACAGCATCTAGTTAAAAGTTTAATctgttgtatacagtatgtgcaacaTCAtcgtttttattcctttatagTCACGTGTAATGCTGTGAAACATTCATGACCCATCCATGTTAGTGTTATTCTGTTTTCGGCTATGTTTAAGCAGATACATTATAAACACCCGTTCTCTTATTAGActcctgttttctttctcttgattGGAGGGAAAACACTAAAGAGGCTGAAACTGACATtagagactcctttcataaatatttaataaaatacagtaaacatCTCCTAACAGGATGCATCCGCAAAGACTATATACAGTACGTTTTGTTGAATATGAACATGCTTTTTTTACGCATAGATGATGTAAAGCTTCCACCATACAAGATCCGGTGAAtgtgttgttgctatagaaatgacacgttatataataaaatatataataactcTTTAATAAACCAGAATTGAATATCTAATAGTAACAGGAATAGTTGATATAATATGTAGTAATATGTGGACATCTAAACATCACACCCATGTGTTGGACTTtttgaagcacacaattgtagaGAATGGCTTTGTATGTTTTTACAGTTTTCCTTCACTGGTACTAAGCAGCACAGATctattccagcatgacaatgcacctgtgcacaaagcatcTCCATGGTTTAGAGGTGAGAGGTGGAAGAACGTTAGATTGGTTGTACAGagctctgactcaaccccactgaacaccagtGCCAGAGTTTTCTAGAGTTTGATCAATACTGGTAGCACTGGTGATCTGGTACTGGTAGCACAGGCCCCTTAAAATTTGACAAAGGTATTATTAgtgttttagtatttttagCAGGTACCAAGCTAATAAACAAGATACTTTCATTCAACTAAATGAAGGGCAGTGGttgctcaagcagttaaggggctgggttgttgattggaggatcagggttcaagccccagtactgCCAAACTGCTACTGttaggcccttgagcaaggtccttaccCCTCACTGATCCAGGGGTGCTCTATCATGCACTCTAAGCCCAACTTCCAAAGGATTTCACTTTGCTGTAATTTACTCTATATGTGACAAGATTATAGACCTCTACTCTAAATGCAAATTTACATACTTCTCATGAACACTGTTAGCATGGTAGAAATTCCTTCTAGGCCCTCAGCTACAATGTAGTATTATGAGGTTTTACCAGGGAAAAGTGAAGGGAGGAGGAGCACAGCAAGGGCTGGGAGGTGGGGTGGGGGGATAATCATACAATTGAAAAGGATGTGTGGGATATTTTTGCTTTAGCTGATGCTACAGTAAGCCTTTATTTATGGAATAATTCAAAGGATGTAAatactaatgtttaatgaaCAGGAAATACTATTTTCAAACATATGTACTGTAATCTACCtcaaattcattatttatggGGCACTGTAAAGTTTTACTGAAGCTCGTGTGCCAGTAAAATGGCTCTAGCGACACCCCGAACAGTGCGTGACTTTATAATTCtagtgtgaatgaatgaatacaactTCCCATAGCCACACTTTaatatctagtggaaagccttctcagAATTGAGGATGGTGTTGTAGCTCAAAGGAAGGAACTAATACTTTTATTAATGCCCTTGGgtttggaatgggatgttcaacaagcacatgttGTATGGCTGTGATGGACAGGCGTCCAAATATTTTTGGCTGCATAGTTTATTATCTATCATGGAAGAAACAGGTGCTCAGTCTCATGGAAATTTGTGTCAACTGGCCTTGAGAAAGGTTCTGTTTACAAAGCTCAGATATGAACCTCTTCTACGTCATTAGTGTTGTGGTCTTCCAAAATACAGTGCTTGCCCACTTCATTGGCAGCTTCCCTTTTCTGAAGATGAAGCTCACGTTTCATCCAGTTCTGGATCATGTGGTCTTTGTTTTCGAACGTCTTTTTGGTCAAAACCGGGGTGACAGATGTTACGTTGTAGTCGCGTTTGCGGTTCAGGCACTCGTTGACCTTCTTGACACACAGGTAGAAGACCTCAATGAGGTTCAGCAGCAACGACACGCAAGACACCGCTAACATAAACCAAATGAAGATGTTTTTCTCTGTTGGCCTTGACAGAAAACAGTCGACTTTGTGAGGACACGGAAAACGACTACATACATATTGAGCATGAAGCGTAAATCCGTAAAGGTAATACTGTCCTAAAATGAATCCGACCTCCAGCAAGATCTTGCAAAACAAATTCAAAATGTAGCTTCTCAGCAGACGACCGTGGATACTGACTTTCCCTTTGTCGTTGCTGTATTTGGGGAGTTTGAGGCCTTTCTTCTGAAAAATGTTAACCTGATCATTCTGAGCCTTCTTCATAGCTTCTCTTATGCTCTTCTCTTCGTTTATAATGTGCAGGACATGTCCCAAGTAGACCAGCGTGGGAGCAGACACCGAGATGATCTGCAGCACCCAGAAGCGAATGTGAGAAATTGGGAACGCGTGGTCGTAGCAGACATTTTCGCAGCCGGGTTGCTGTGTGTTACAGATGAAATCAGACTGCTCGTCACCCCACACTTTCTCAGCACCGGCTCCAAGAACGAGTATCCTGAAGACAAACAGCACAGTCAGCCAGATCTTCCCAACTACAGTCGAGTGTTTCTGCACCTTGTCCAACAGCCGGCCGAGGAGGTCCCAGTCACCCATCTTCAGTTATGTGGGTCacctgaagaagaagaagaagaagaagaagaagaagaagaagaagaagaagaagaagaagaagaagaagtggtAGAAAACATCAACATGGAAAGAATGATTGGTGGTATAACAGTAGTAGCTTAGTACTAGTAGTAACATAACTATAaacggagaaaaaaaaattgttcccGGCAAGTGGAACAAGTGACTCAGCAGAGGTCAACACATTTGTCATTTCTTTCATAATAAATAGTCATGCTTCCCCTAGACACGATGTTTGTGCTACACTCCCACACTTCATGTCTGTATTTGATCCTTCCCCTGACATTTTCTGCTGAActtagttcattttatttctcagaaAATGAACCTATTAGCATCTATACCAACACGACAGTGACCAGGATAATGTATGAACTTACACCTGCTCTTTCAAAAATTCCTACAGGTTTCTATGCAATTCATATCTTGTGATTTTGAAGGCCGGTCAAAAGTGTCTGAGCTTTAAACTTCTTCCTCAGTCATGTGTTCTGCTTAGAAACAAATCTCAAAAAGCAAGGTCAAAGTTATATTCATCCATGTGCACAAACGATGTGACTAATAAGACACCGCTCCTGTTGGATGTGACTAAAAAACCTTCAACTATCGTACATTCTTAAACATAAAGGTGGAAGGAGGAAGAACCAAAAATGAGTTTTCACAGTGATGCCATACAAGAACCGTTGTTGGTTCCCTAAAGAACTTTGATTCTAGCCTTTTTTCTTAGTGCCAGAAAGAAGCTTTATTTCCATTACAAATAACCTTGTGTGCAGTGGAAATGTCCCATGGGTGTTAAAGGTTCTTCAGAGAACCATAGACCTTGAGgaaaaaacatttactgtaagAACCTTTAGTAAGAGTGTGAGATCTATTTTTATTAGATTGAAGGTTCCTTAAAATGTTTGTCCTATTTAAAGGTGGACTGTTGTTGTAAAGCATGTCATGACCTTAcatcatgtatttattattataccacCTGAATTGTTGACTCTTATTGGTCAGAAGATTGGTTAATTTTCTactacagcagctctgacaatggTCTCTGCAAAACataaacttttattaaatgctataaatgtagtAGTATCATCACTGGTATCTATACTGTAGTAACGCTCCATGATAATCTACAACTGATTATAATTGTCATTATTTTTAGATGTTATTTACTTACATATCATTATTGACATGCTGAAGGCatgtatatatagaaataaagagagtctttttatagaaggagtctccatttCATAAATCTTATTACAGTTGGGAAGTTTAATGCAATTGTTTTAGAAGTGGTTTAGAGgctgtttatactgtttataaCTTTTTAGAGTTATTATACAAACCTCAAAATATAGCTTTTAACATTAGCTTGCTAACGTCCCGGATTAAATGTAGGGATACAataaagggataaaaaaaataatatgatgCATTGTTCCTTAATTcgtaaataaatgatttaaatatgcTTTGTGCTTAGAAATTGCTGTAGTATAAAATCTATAGTGTGCAGCCGTGTTGTGCATTATTCCTGATTTAGCATgtcatattaatatataatattaattaattaataaatggtttaaaaatgcTTCGTGCTTGGAAATTGCTGTAGCAtaagatatatacatatatcttaTGCTACAGCAATTTCCAAACATGaagcatttttaaatcatttatcattATCACTTATAAAAGAGCTCATCAAATGCTGCAACTGAAAAATTATCTCATCGTTGATTATTGTTCTATAGCGTCCGGCCGTGTCGTGCGTTATTCCTGAATTATCATGTCATTAACATGTATTTGCTGAACATCTTTACAATTCTTGAACTAACACCGTAAAACATAAGATCCATAGCACTAATTTAGGGTTTCACTGCAAACGACCGGACTATCTTACATAGCCTTATCAGAACAAATGAGATGTTGTGCTTGTTGATAAGCTGCAAGCAAGGTCTTTGATGATAACTTCTGGAGTCTGGTGGGAACCAAGGCTTTGACCTTGTTTAAGTACCCAGAACTAATCTGGGTCTCAAATGAGGAGGTGTGTTGCTTCGAAAAGGTACTTAATTCAGCTATTGATTCCTTTTTTTCTACCTAAGACATGACCAAGCTTTTACAATGAGATCAAAAAGCAGCTTTTATCGGAATTTCCCTGAATGTAAAGCTCAAAAGTTTTAATAAATCTgagaaatatatttgtttagcAAAATATCTTTGCAGATTTTTCATCAACAACTAAACGTAAAAATTGAACATAAAAATGCGTGTAATTATTTCAGTAAAGCtaaaaaatttaatttcctgtacaatatgtatgtatgtatgtatgtatgtatgtatgtatgtatgtatgtatgtatgtatgtatggaaaCTTTCAGGGCTCCGTGTACAATACAACAGACTGAGATAAATAACATtacacagatttattattaaataatcctACAAAATTGTTTAACAATGACAGGATTTTTTATAAAACAGGTAAATACCCTGTATTATTAAAACCGATTATAAAAAGACAGTAAGTTAATCACTCttgcacatattattattagaacatgtaaaatgtacatcataaaatataaGACTCTCTAGGAGGGACTTTAGACCCCAAATATTCTTATTTGTACATGCAAAAAGACAAGCTTGGAGACTACAAGTGTTTGTTAAATGCCATCACTATGCAGATCACTGACACCAAACagccagaaaaataaaaataaatgacatttacaATCCATAAAACTATTCATTAACATTTGGCAGAATCTAAAACAGCTACATTTCATGTTTGAATgctcttatttgtttttttttgaaattGTATCCCACTTACCGAccgagagagaagggagagaaggCACGGGTGTCTCGAAGGCTGGACAGATGCAAAAACCCAAGCAAAGActgtcagactttttttttctacctcaGGCGTCTCTATCTGAACCAAAACACTCTTATAAGACGCTCTGGTAATCATGGAGATATCATCCTGATGGGAATCTTGAAGGTTTCTACAATTAAATACtctataaatgtaatataatataaatatatgatacagcaccctgggGCAGAAAgggttaattaataaaattaataataaaataattaatcaataaaaactAATGAAGTTAtttggcaaattgctgttgcataagtggaataaaacactttaggacTTATTTGTAAAATTAACTTCACTAGAAATATGAAGGGAATGGGGTATTTTTTATGGCTGATATATCATAAGTGATGACAAACTTGGAACTTGGTTTTCTGTGCAACATTGAACATAACTAtacatggagaaaaaaaaattgttcctGTTAACACATTGCTATGAGGAATAAAGActcttgttttaaatgtaactataaatgaataagaagtaaataaaaatcgTTAGTAGTTCAACTGTCTTGTAGTTttaaaggctctgggttgttgatcagaggatcagggttcaagccaaGTGGCAACTGTTGGGCCCTTTa
Protein-coding regions in this window:
- the gja11 gene encoding gap junction protein, alpha 11; this encodes MGDWDLLGRLLDKVQKHSTVVGKIWLTVLFVFRILVLGAGAEKVWGDEQSDFICNTQQPGCENVCYDHAFPISHIRFWVLQIISVSAPTLVYLGHVLHIINEEKSIREAMKKAQNDQVNIFQKKGLKLPKYSNDKGKVSIHGRLLRSYILNLFCKILLEVGFILGQYYLYGFTLHAQYVCSRFPCPHKVDCFLSRPTEKNIFIWFMLAVSCVSLLLNLIEVFYLCVKKVNECLNRKRDYNVTSVTPVLTKKTFENKDHMIQNWMKRELHLQKREAANEVGKHCILEDHNTNDVEEVHI